The genomic region CAGAGGAAGGCCGGCACGGAGCAGGGCTTCCTGGTGACCACACAGGCTCCTCCCACTGCATGGCCCTGGGGGCTGAGGATGGACTGCCCGCCCAGCTGCTGGGCTGGATCTCAGTCGCCCCCTGAACAACACTCCCTGGAGGGTAGGGGCCTGGCCCTGGACCCCTCGTGTCTCCAGACGAGGAAGTAGCGGTCCCTCGTCCATCAGGCCTGCTGCCCTTCTCCACCCTGTGGGGGGAGAACGAGGGAGCCCGTGACCACCCACCGGGGGCCCGGAAGGGGGTTTTCTGTGTGACATTCCTCCCCTCGGCCTCAGGCCAGCAGGCGGCTGTACTCTGCCAGGGCGGAGGACTTCTTCACCCCGTCCCAGATCCGGGCGGCATAGTGGAACCTGTGAGGGGAGGTCAAGAGTCAGCGCTGCCCTGGCTGCAGGCCCTGCATGACCGACCCCATTGCCTGGGATGCAGAGAATGTGAGGTGGCCCAAGCCCCTCACCTCCCTGGGGGATGCGAGGCTGAAGTCCGCAAGCCCCCAGCTGTGAGCCCAAACTGCTTCCCACTCCCCTCAGTGCTGGCCTTCATGGGTATGGGTCTATCTCTTCAGCCCCCCGAGTCGTGTGATGATCAGATATGTCTTGTGTTGtcatttagtctctaagttgtgtctgactgttgtgaccccatggactagactggcaggctcctctgtccatgggatttcccagccaagaatactggagtgggttgccatttccttctccaggggatcttcctggcccagggagtgaacctgagtctcctgcattggtaggtgtgttcttttccactgagccaccacggaagacCCTTAGGAATGTCCAGCAGCAGCATAACCCTACCACCTCCCCAGTTCTCTCCTCCCCGCTGGGTCCTGGTTCAGACCAACAAGAGGAGCAGACCTCCAATCCCCCAGGCCATGCACCTGCCAAGTGGCATCCTGCTATGCCCACACTCCCTGCCCCTTCTGCCCACAGCCGACTGGACAGACCCAGGGAACCAAGCTAAAGCTACTTCTCAAGTTCTTGTTTCCCTTGGAAATGAGGCAGTCCTGGATCTGCGGCAGCCCTGCTGTGGGCTCTGGCCATAGAAAGTCACGTAGAGTCAGGGCTGGGGAGGTGGTGCAGGGTTCTATGAGGGCAGATGGAGAAAGCCTGAGGGCAGAGGTGGGAAAGTGGAGGGGACCACAGGACCCGCGAGCCAGCAGGAGCTGGAGAACGTGGCGCCCGTGGTTCCTGACGGCTTTCTGCTTTCCTCTCCGGTGCTACTATGCTTTCTGCACTCAGGGTCTTAGAATAAATCCTTTAACTTAACCAGGCTCACTGCTCCTACTCCTTGCAGTCAAGTGACACCTAATTACAGGTATGTGACCTCACTATACAACACTTCCTTTCTTTGAGCCTAACCTTCCCCACTAGTAAGACGGGTAACGAGACCTACACACTACCAGCTCATGAGGACTCAAAATCACACAGAATAGCAGCAAGACGGTGGCGATCAATGTTCCGGGACAGGTGCTGAGGTGTGGAGAGATCCCCGAGACCCTCGACATGGGGCCCTCACACTGACCCCCTCCCTCTGCCGAGCACTCTTACCAGTTCTTCTCGGTGAGGATCGTGTGTGACAGCTGCGGCCGGGCCATGGACATCACCTGGCTCCGAAGCTTGCTCACCAAGGACTGGAAGCTGGGGTGGCCTCGGTACCCAGGGAGCAGGGAGAAGAGGGGGCTGGAACCAGGTCCTGGAAAGTTAGAGGttaggaggggaggggggagcctgcCAAGAGAGGGCCAGCCTCCCAGTCAACAGCATCCTGGCCTCTCAGGAGCACCTCTGAGTTCAGCCTCAGTGCAGGTCCTCCCATTCTCCCACAACTTGGAAACACACTCCCAAGAAAGGGTCTGAGCAACTCAGGGACAGGCCTGCATCTCTGCTCAGACCAGGAAGAGTCTCTCACACTCAAACCAGGGCAGCCCGTGTCTCCCCACGGCCCAGATCCCCTCGGGGGGGAGCTGGACCTGCGCGAGGTGGGGTTTCGCTCTCTGTCTCGCTGTCCATGAAGGGCATCAGGAACAGGTTGACCTCAGAGTCCAGGAAGTCAGGCGGGAGCCCAGGGAAGACGTTGCACTGCAAcatggacagagtgcctggtgGAGAGAACCCGTGAGAGGCTGCAGGCACCGTGGCGCagggccgggggcggggagggacgTCTGTGCTGGGTGGTCAAGTTAAGGTCAGGCGACCACGTCTGACCTCCCTCCCCAGTCTGGGGGAGGGGCCGTGGGACTGGACCAGGAGCCAGGTGGCCATGGGCCAGCTTGGGGGTGGCCAGGGGACCCTCACCCTTGTACCGCAGGTGGGAGTGGGCCATGAGCTGGTCGATCATCAGGTGCATCTGCCGTAGCTTGCGGGGACAGAAATCCTCCCGGCGAGCTTTATTCTGCAGGAAGacttggggcggggtggggtggggggcgcgggTGTCAGGGGGGAGGCGGAGTCTGAGAGGCAGCTGGTGCTCTGCCACGCGGACTCCCCTCCTCACTCCAAAGACCTGCCCTGACCCCGAGTTCTGATCACGGCTAAGTATTCAGTTCCAGGCCCCTGTGCTGATTGATGCTGGGGACCTGGAAAAATGAGTTAGATTTGGCTTCTGCACTCAGGAAGCCCCTAGTCTGATGGAAAAGATGAAGAGTAGATGGGCATGTGATCAGGACTGAGCCAGAAAGACCAGGGGCCAGGCCAGGCGGAAGAATAGGGAAGAGCCTGTAGGGGCGTCATAATGAGCCAGATCTTTACAGGAGAGCAGGGCAGGGACAGAGCAGGCCAAGGACATGCGTGCAGGGGCCCCAGGCAGGGTGGCCACGGTGCACGGCGCCACTCAGGCCAACTTGACACTTACTCCCTAAGCCCCAGGCCAGGGATCCAGATATGGGAAGACTAGGGTCCTGCCCCCAAGAGGTTCCCGTTCTGATCCAAGAGCCAAAGTCAGACTTGGGGGTCGAGCCCTTGATGCCTGAGGGGGCCTTCAGAGGAAGTGGCAGACAATCCTGGCCCCCCTCCTCACAGCTCTCGCAGGCGCTCCTCCCCGGCGCCTCCTTCCCCAGAGCGTtcctggtttctgccctgactctccccctgcccacccctccagcCCCCGGGGAAGCGGCTCACCCAGGTGGGGGTAGTACTCAGCGCCTTCCTCGGAGCCTGACGAGCTGCTGGACTCGTGGCTGGGAGATGGGGTGGAGGGTTTCACCATCTCTGCTGTCTGGAGGAACCTGGGGGTTTGGGGTGAGAGGTTGGCGCTCCAGCACCGCCCTCTGTATCCCACTGATGGGGAAGGAGGGGCTCCCTTTGCCGATCTGATTAAAGCGAGAGCCATGCTGGGAAAAAACACCACACAGACACCACGTTCCTCACACAATTTCAGGGAATCCGGAGACAACCCTTAGACACCAATTCATGGACCCGCATCAACATGTTATGTGTTTTTTAACAAATTCATGCCATCCAgaaggactttattttttgagttttggattcacagcaaaattgagtggaaagtacagagatttcccatagaCTGCCTGCCCCCGCCGCGCCCCCAGCTTAGCAACATTCTGACGACCCTCCACTGTCACCCAAAGCCCCCAATTTACATGTGGGTTCACTCCTGCTGTTAGTCTGTTCTATGggttttgataaaaaaaaaaaaaaatcacgtgaGCACACCACAGAGCGTCACACTGAGTAGCTGCCCGGCCCTAAGCTGTCTCTGCTCCCCCTCCGCCTCCCAATCCTGGCAGCCACTGGTATTCTCACTGGTCTCCAtggtttgccttttccagaatgtcacagagTTGGAATCGTACAGTATGAAGCCTTTtcaaactggcttctttcacttaattatATGCATTTGAAGCTTCTGCATGTCTTTCATGGCATGACAGCACATCTCTTTTCAACACTGAATAAtgtggttagacagcatcactgactgaatggatatgaatttgagcaaactccaggagacactggaggacagaggagcctggtgtggcgcagtccatggggtcgcagagagtcagacacaactgagcaactgaacaacaacaacatgtggaTGTACGACAACTCACGGATCCATTTATCTACTCAACGACATCCTGGCTGCCCCAGTTTTGGCAATCATGAATAAAGCTGTGCAGGTTTTTGCATCAATATAAGTTCTCACTTTAtgcaattttaaagtaaatttttccAAACATATGTcaataaaggtaaataaaataaacctatcACCTGAGATAAGAGATGATGGGGTCTGATTAACTCTGGCTATTCTCCTCATACAGACACACGCACAAGTATGTCGCCCACAGTTCCCAGTGATTCACCCACTCTGGGAAGCCCGCCTTGAAGACACTGACTTAAACCTGAGGCTCTGCATGGGCCAGGTCAGCCCACAACGCACCCCCTACCCCACCAAGAATGGGAACTCCCCAGGGCAGCCCATGTTATCTGTTCGATCACACCTGTATCCCCAGGGCAAAGGACAGCGACTGGCCTAAACAACGTCCAATACACTTGTCCCCTGAACCAACAGACaatggtgggaggagggggatgtTTCAGAATAAAGCCACTTAGATCCGGTCATGTCAGCTGGCTCTCCCAACAAGTTGTTTTTTTACTGTTGGCCAGACCCTCAGCCTATACAGCACACACATTAAGCTCCTACTTGTCAACAtcttactatgtaccaggtacTGCGCTGAACGCTTAACATTCTTTAACTCACTTCAGGTACTGCGCTGAACGCTTTATATTCTTTAACTCACTTCATCGCAGGACACCGTTTGCTTATGAGAAGCTGTGGAAAAAGCAGCCGCCGCCTAACAAGGACACAGATTCAAACCCAGGGCTGCCTGACTCTGGGGACATCTGCTGCCTTCAGCTTGGCTCCCCCTCCCTGTGAGCGCCCGTTCCTTCCATCTGTCTGCCTGGGCCTTGAGCCCAGGGCTGCTGGCCAACCCACAGCTACCTCCTGGGACCTATGAATGGGAGCCAGTCCTATCTGGGGGCATTTCTGGAACCTCCAGCTGCTTTAGGCAGCACTTCTGCCAGATCCTGGCTCCttcccctcccagcccagcagGGTACTTCGGGGACAGCACCCGTGCCTGGAGGAGATGGACCATGAGGCTCGAAGAACCAGACATGCCAGCTCCTCAGCACgctgttcattcaacaaactagGGTTAAACGTCCACcttgtgccaggcagtgtgcgAGGCACTGGGACTTACACTCTAAGGAGGGAgaaagaccataaagaaggctgtgtcaTCGGTGCAGAGAAGTACACAGCAGGGTCACAGGAGACTCAGTGGGTCAGGGGAGGCCTCGGGTTGACCTCAAGGACATGAGGGGGGGCCTGGCACCCAGGGAGAATGTTTCTGGCTGCGGGATGAGGAGTGCAGAGGTTCAAAGTAGCAAGAAGAACAGCTATGGGGCCGCTATACCCTTGATGGAAGGAGTGAGGGATGTGGTGGGAGAGGTCAATGGGGTGACCAGGACCACATTACACTGGACCTTGTAAACTACGCAGGGGAAGGGCTTCGGATTTTACCAGGAGTGACAGGCGCAGTCTACGTGCGTGCGCTGAGAGAGGATTCAGTGGCAGTGACCCTCTCTGGCTTAAATTTTCAGAGGGTCCCTTGGCTGCTGTATGGGAGTGGTGAGAGCTGGGCAGATCGCTGAATCTGGGGGCCCGTCCTTCCCCTGGCTCACCCCACCAAATTCCTCACCTGTACAGACTGAGGTCCGTGAACCAGTCCTGGACGACTATCACCACGTGGCAGACCGTGAAGAGGAAGGCGGCGATCTGGAGTGACTGAGGGGGCAGGAAGGGACAACAGGGTTGAAGGTCCCCAGGTCCAGAATGGAGTCCCTAATCTCAGGACTCAGCTGAGGGGGCTGCAGGACAAGGACCTCTGAGCCtataagcacctactgtgtgcccagaCTGCAGTGGTACTTCCCTTCCAAGCTGTCCCTAGATCGGGCCAGATGGCAATGGTCAGCCCCTAGTCATACAGGTGGATGTGGAGGCTTAAGGTCGGGGGTTACTTTCCCGAGGGGCAGAGCCAGACCCAACTCTTGATGCCATCTTCTCCCACCAGCTCTCAGGGTATCCGGGCTCTTTGCAAGTAGAACTGGAAAACCCATACCCATGAGCTCTCTGCCCCGGGTCCCCAGGCTTGGCTCGGTCCCCTCACCTGCATCTCAACGTAGGTGTGGGGCAGGTTGTACTCTGGAGGCAGCTTGCGGTCATTATTGATGAGATGGTCCAAGATGGAGGGACTCAGGATGGGCTGGGGTAGGAAGAAAGAGGATTGTCAGGGTGGGCGTAGGGATCCCAGGGTACACAGTCACCCAAGTTCCACTTGGTGATGGCAAGTACACTGCCTCTCAGGACAAAGTAAGTTTGGAAACACAGGCAGCTTCCTTCTAATTAGTACAGAGCTAATCAGCCagaggaagtgaaagaaaaaagtctCAAAGCAGTTTCACCTTCCCCAGCTCTTTTGCAAATCCCCACTGCTCTCAAGTGTCACCTGCCCTAGAAGAATGCTTCCAGGGCTAATAAATCTAACATCTACATGAATGAGTCATGTCCCTACAACACCCTTGTTTTGTTGTTTCAAATGCCTTCAAAATTTCACTAAGATAATTACTTAGGTCAAATAACCATGATTAATGTGAAGATTGGTGAGGATTTTAAAAACGGTATCAGTGGGTGTGCAAGAATCTGCGGTGAGCTCATCACCTCTTCTTAAAGGAACATTCCATTTAGAAAAACAAGAGCCTAAATTAGTGGCTGGGCTATCTATTTCTTATTGCACTTGGTGGAATCCTTTAAGAAAGAGGTTTTCCCAAGGGCTCACTTTCTGTAACTGGATCCAGACACCACAGTGGTATTTGGATCTTAACTTCTGTTCTGCTCCACGGAGCTCCTGGCCCTGCCCAAAGCCATGTCACTGTGTCTCTAGGTGCCGGGGGTCCTAGCACGCAGGCCTCACCCCACATTTGTGCAAGGGTTCCCACTCTCCCGTCACCCATGTGTGCGGCGGCCAGAACTCTGCTGCACTAACGCTCCCTGAGGAGCTGCAGGCAGCGGGGGAGCGAGTGTCGTACACGAGAACCAGACCGCGGTCAGTCACGAGCGGTGCTGGGACGGCCACATGGGCACCAGCAGGCGCTCAGAGGCGGTGGCTCCTGGGAGGAGGCATTTCCCCACAAGCAGTCttcagggagaaggcagtggccagGGAACAGAGCAGGGGCAGAGAGTGTGTTCTTCTGGTGCCGGTCCTGACGGCCAACAGTACTGAGAACCCTCTTCCTGCCAGGCCCTGACAGGACTTCACTTGTGCTCACTCACTGACACCTCACAGAAGCCCCAGGAGGGAGGTAACGTTCTCTATCCTgcttcagaaaactaaggaatGGAAATGTTAAGTAACTTGGTCGAGGTGGCGCAGCTCGGGAGTGAGCCCGTGGCGAGCCTGAGGGAAGCTAGCCACACGGGCCCTGGATGCCAGGCTGAGGAACGGGGAACCCGGAGGAGCTGAGGAAAGCTGCCAGGCATCACAGGACAGGCCGGCTCCCGTGACACTCAGGTGCCTGAAGCTTTCCCACATGCCAGCTCCTGTGCCCAGCACGCTGCCTGGACTGGTCACTGACTATGAAGCTGAAAACAACCATCAACTCCATTCACAGATAAACAAACTGAGGTGTCTGGGGGAGGTTAAAACTTAGTCACCCAGCTGGTAAGAATTAAAGGTCAGATCTGGCTTCAGACTGACTCCAGGGCCCCCACTTTTAACCAATAGGctacagcaggggtccccaacccctgggggAACCAGGCCACAGAGCCAGAGGTGAGCAGAAGCAACTGAATGAAGCTTCACCTGTATTTACAGCCGCTCCCCATGTGcgcattactgcctgagctccaCCTTCTGGCATTAAACTCTCATAGGAGCGCGAATCCTATTGTGAACCTCACATGTGAGGGTCTAGCTCGTGAGCTCCTTATGagaaatcatccccaaaccattccACTGTCTGCCCAgcctgtggaaaaattgtcttccacgaaactgatccccagtgccaaaaaggttggggaccactgattcTTGAGGCGCCTCTGTACACAACGGACGGGAGGGGAGGGGGATAAAATCTGACAAGAGGAGACTAAGGGCCAAGAAGAGACACAACTTGCTCAAAGGCATGAGCATGTCCACGGCTTGGCTGGAGCCATGGAGAACACAAGCAAAGTTGTGGCTTAGACACTTGCAGGGAAGGAGCTTAACACGGCAtgaggcggggtggggtggggtgggtgggggccggCACCTGTGTGTCCAGGAAAACAATCCGCTCTTGGGTAATAAAGAAGTCGATGCCACTGGTCTGGTTGCCCCCTCGCTCCTTCATTTCGGCGCTCTGGGCCCGGAAAACATACGCCCTGCGGAGGAGCAGGTGGGGTCATCAGGGGGTCAGGTTCTTGGCCTCTGCTGCCTCCAGAGTGAGGCCGTGAGTGAGCCTGTGGGACTTGATTCCCCACCCATCTGTGAAGCTTTCCATCCATGGCCCTGCTGTCTGGGAGCTACGTTTTATATCATGTGACTTCACCCCAACCCATAAGTGGACCTGCGAATTCTCAACAAAATTACTAGACTGAGGTGCTTCAGAGCAGGGATGCCCTCAGGCTGCCCGGATTCAAACCCTAGCTCTGCCTCTTCCTGGCTGTGTGGCTTTGAGCAAGTTCCTTaatctttcttctgtttcctcgtctgtaaaatggggacagtagtCTCAACCTCTCAGGGTGACTGTGAGGTTAACATACGTAAAGCCCTTAGAAGAGTGGCTGACACACGGTGATACAAAATCGCTAGCTATTCACTACCAAGCGTACCCGCCATACGCCAGGCACAGGACACGCAGACCTGAAAACTCTCCACCCCACAGTGAGAGGATGTGGGTGTCTCGGTGCCTCGTTCCTGCCCTGACTAGAATGCTttccctgctcccctcctccaAGTCTCCTGGACCACCTGATTTAAAACAGTGACCTGGCTCCAAGGCCGCCTCCCTATATCCCTTCCCCGTTCAGTTACCATCTAACGTGCTTGTTTACCATCTCCTTCATTAAAATGCAAGCTCCATAAGAACAGGGATTTCTGCCAGTTTTTGTTTATTGCTGTAG from Bubalus bubalis isolate 160015118507 breed Murrah chromosome 18, NDDB_SH_1, whole genome shotgun sequence harbors:
- the SMG9 gene encoding protein SMG9 codes for the protein MSESGHSQPGLYGIERRRRWKEPGPGGPQNLSGPGGRERDYIAPWERERRDGSEETSTAVMQKTPIILSKPPAERSKQPPPPAAPAAPPAPAPLEKPIVLMKPREEGKGPAATTSASTPEGTAPPPPAAPVPPKGEKEGQRPTQPVYQIQNRGMGTAAPAAMDPVVGQAKLLPPERMKHSIKLVDDQMNWCDSAIEYLLDQTDVLVVGVLGLQGTGKSMVMSLLSANTPEEDQRAYVFRAQSAEMKERGGNQTSGIDFFITQERIVFLDTQPILSPSILDHLINNDRKLPPEYNLPHTYVEMQSLQIAAFLFTVCHVVIVVQDWFTDLSLYRFLQTAEMVKPSTPSPSHESSSSSGSEEGAEYYPHLVFLQNKARREDFCPRKLRQMHLMIDQLMAHSHLRYKGTLSMLQCNVFPGLPPDFLDSEVNLFLMPFMDSETESETPPRAGPGSSPLFSLLPGYRGHPSFQSLVSKLRSQVMSMARPQLSHTILTEKNWFHYAARIWDGVKKSSALAEYSRLLA